The genomic interval CTGTTCCTGGTAACATCTGCATTAGAGTTCTTGCCGTTCTTCTTATATCAGAGTGAGAAAAAGTTTGATCATTAGCTGAAGCACATTCTAAATCTAAAAGCATTGCTATTAAGTTCTCTCCTAAAACTGCTCTTATACCTCCTGGTAAAGCTCCTGGCATTCCTATGCAACTTACTGCACCATTTTGTAATCCTTGAACACCTGCTCCTCTTGTTATATAAATACATCTTGTCTCTAAGTACAGCATAGATTTCCCCTCTGAGTACCCCATTAAAGCTTCTGATCCTGTACCTGAAGTGAATCTCATTTTTAATCCTCTTGAAGCATAAGCCGATGCTAAAAATGCCTTAGACCATGGCGTATCATCTCCATCAGTAAATACTTGCTCTGTTCCATAAACTGAAACTGTCTCTGCATAGCTTGTAAATCCTTTCATTCCAAGTTCTAGCTCTGTTGCTTCCTCAACTGAACATTGAGTTAGTACTCCACCTCTTCCCACTTGAGAACCAACAAAAATTGCAATAGCATTAAATGGTGCATATCTTACAATTCCCACTGTTGTTTCTTGTTCATCAAAACCTCTTATTGCAGCTTCTGCTGCATCTGCTGCAATTTGAACTGGATTATCTCTTAAATTTGTTACATGACATTGATTCGAAGGAGTTTTTCTAGCTCTCATTTTTTGAACAGCCATCATCATTTCTACAACGTTTAAATGACTAATAACTTCTACCATCTTTGCCGGTGTTATTCCTGTTGTTATTTTTAAAATATCTTCTTTTTTTACATTTATATCAACCAATTTTTTCGCTATTTCAAGCGTTGATAACTTCATAGCTTCCTCAGCATAGCTTAAATCAATTGCATAATCAGCTATAAAAAGATCAATCATATCAAAATCTTCTCTTTTTTTACCATCTAATTCAATTATTTTTCCATCTTTAATTGCAAGACTTGATTTAGGATCTAAAGGACTATCCATAGCTATTAATCCTTCTTCCTTCCACTCACCTATAAACCCATCTTTATTTACTGCACGTTCACTTAAAACCTCAAAACGTTTTGATCTCATCGTTCCTCCTATAAATTATAAAGAATTTAATGCTGCTTTTGCTATCTCCATGTCCTCTTCTACAGTTCCACCGCTTACTCCAACGGCTCCTACAATTTCATCATTTATAATAATTGGGAATCCTCCACCAAAAGTTATTATTCTAGAGTTATTTGTCAAATTTAAACCATATAGACTTTGCCCTGGTAAAACTACTTCACTAAGCTCATTTGTACCACTCTTTAATGCCCATGCTGTAAAAGCCTTATTAATTGCTATATCAACACTTGTTACAAAAGCTTCATCCATTCTTTCTAAATACAATAAATTACCACCATTATCTACTACTGAAAACACAACTGGGACTTTTATTTCTATTGCTTTTTTTAATGCTGCTTTACCCATTTTTTTTGAAGCTTCTAAAGTAATTTGATTAAAACTCTTAATAATCATAACTTTTCCTCCCTATACTTTTTATTTTTTTGTTCGTATATCGAATATTAACAACTTTTTCTATATACTTCAAGGTAATAATCAATCTTAGATTTGTACTTTTTTGTCATTTTTTATATTTTTGATTTTTTTTTACCATTTTTAGGTATTTTTTTACCTTGTTTACATTCTATTTTTTTGTTACTCTTAAATTGAAACAAGAATTACTTTATTTCGGGAGGAGATTATTAATGAGATTTTATGATTATTTAATGCCTAGTGTTAACTTTTTTGGCCCTGGATGCCTTAGTGTAGTTGGGGATAGAGCTCAAATACTTAATGGAAAAAAAGCTTTAATCGTTACTGATAAATTTTTACACTCTTTAAAAGATGGAGCTGTAGAAAAAACTATAAAGTATTTAAACGAAGCTGGAATAGAAAGTGTTGTATTTGACAATGTTGAGCCTAATCCTAAAGATACAAATGTGTATGAAGGTGCAGATATGTATAAAAAAGAAGGGTGTGACATGATAATAACTGTAGGTGGAGGTTCTCCTCATGACTGCGGTAAAGGTATCGGAATAGCTGTTACACATCCTGGTGATATTTGTGACTACGCTGGAATTGAGACTCTTATAAATCCACTTCCTCCTATTATAGCTATTAACACAACTGCTGGAACTGCTTCTGAAGTTACTAGACATGCTGTTATTACTAATACTAAAACTAAAGTTAAATTTGTTATTGTAAGTTGGAGAAATCTGCCTCAAGTTTCTATCAATGACCCACTACTTATGGTTGGAAAACCCGCTGGTTTAACTGCTGCAACAGGTATGGACGCTCTTACTCATGCTATTGAAGCTTATGTTTCTAAAGATGCCAATCCTGTTACAGATGCTGCTGCTATTCAAGCAATAAAATTAATTTCACAAAATTTAAGACAAGCTGTTGCTAATGGTGAAAACTTGAAAGCTAGAGAAAATATGGCCTATGGATCGCTTTTAGCAGGTATGGCTTTTAATAATGGAAACTTAGGATATGTTCATGCTATGGCTCATCAATTAGGTGGACTTTATGATATGCCACATGGTGTTGCTAACGCTATGTTACTTCCTCATGTTTGTCGTTACAATATGATTGCTAATCCTGAAAAGTTTGCTGATATAGCTGAATTTATGGGAGAGAAAACAGATGGACTTTCTGTTATTGAAGCTGCTGAAAAATCAATTGAAGCTATTTTTAGACTTTCAGGAGATGTTGGAATTCCTAAAAGTTTAAAAGAAGCTGGAGTTAAAGAGGAAGATATTGAACTTATGTCTAGCAATGCTTTAAAAGATGGAAATGCATTTAGTAATCCAAGAAAAGGTAATGAGAGAGATATTGCAAATATTTTTAAAAGTGCTATGTAATAAATAAAAGACCTCCAATGGGAGGTCTTTTTTAATATGATGAACTATACGGTTGACTATAATAAGGTTTATTATATTGTTGATTTGTATTATACTGAGGTTGATTATATTGTGGTTGGCTATATTGCGGTTGATTATTATAATATGGTTGCTGGTTTGTATCTTTTATAGCCTGAGTTTGATCTTGAACTGAACCAACTAATGCACCTGCTGCTGCACCTATACCTGCTCCTAAAAGAGTTGCTCCAGTATCTCCACCTATCGCTTGTCCTAAAAGAGCTCCTGCTCCTGCTCCAACTGTTGTTGAACCAATTGTATTTGATCCAACATTAGAACATCCTGATAAAAGTACTACAGATAAAACTGATAATATTAGATATTTTTTCATATTAACTCCTTTCTTATATAACTTTTCATAATTTTAAAACGTTTCTACATCTATTACCATTGGAAAAAAAGGTATTTTTAACACTTTAAAAATTTTATAATTTTTATTTTGTGGAACACTCTCATCTATATAAATATTGACTCCACTAAAAATTATTTTTCTATTTTTACCAAGATTTTTATTTTGTGCCTCCGTTAACAGTTCAACCTGAACACTAAAAATAACAGGACATCACTTACTACCTTTTGTACTTTCTAAATACAACTTTATATCTTTGATGTTTTTCTTTTCTAAATAGTTTAAAACTTCTTGAGTAATTTCTATCTTCATTAATTATTCCTCTACAATAATAGTTCTATTTATCATAAACTTTATAAGAGAGAATAAAAAGAATGGAGAGGCTAATCCAAAAGTTATTACAACTAAAACTGTCCATCCTAGTAAAAATAATAAACTATCTGCAAATCCTACATCACATCTTAATCTTCTTGCCATTTTTTCTTCACCTCTTTTATTTATTTTATTCTATAATAATATATTTTTTCTTTTAATTTTACAAGATTTTTTCTAAACATCTCTTTGATTTTATAGACATTAAATAATTAATATTGTATAATAAAAAGATAAAATAAAAGAAAAGTAAGGAGTTATAATAATGACAAAAGAACTATTTAAAGGAAGTGTAGTTTTAAATCCTGTTCCTGCTGTAGTTATAACATCTAGAAATAAAGATGGTGTTAATAACGCATTTACCGTTGCATGGACGGGTACTATCTGTACTAATCCTCCTATGCTTTCTATCTCTATTAGACCTGAGAGATTATCATATGAATATATTAAAGAAACAATGGAGTTTACAGTTAACTTACCAAATACTTTCCAAGTAAGAGAAACTGACTATTGTGGTGTTATTTCTGGAAGAGATGTTGATAAAATTAAACATCTAGGGCTTACTGCTAAACCTGGAGAACATGTTAACTCTCCGTATTTAGAGGAGTTTCCTATCAATATCGAATGTAAAGTTAAGCAAATTATTCCACTAGGAACACATGATTTATTTTTAGCTGAAGTTGTTGGTTCACATATCAATAAAAATATCATTGATGAAAAAGGCAAAATTCATTTTGAATGGGCTAATCTAATTAATTATTGTCATGGTGAATATTTTCCAATGTCAAAAAAACCTATTGGTCAATTTGGATTCTCTGTTGCTAAAAATCCTTTACTAATAGAAAAATATAAGCATATAAAATCTTATACAGAATATAGAGATGAAAAAAACAATAAAAAACCTAAAAAAAAGGTTAAAAGTAAGGTTAAAAAGAAAAAATAAAATACAATATAAAAGAGCAGATGGGCAGCTTATAACCCATCTGCTCTTTAATTTACAAAAGGAGTGTCGCATGTTTCAAAAATTTAAATTCGAAAAAAGTTTTATTAAAATGTTAATGTCTTTAGCTATTCCTATTATTTTACAAAGTTTGATTACTGCATCATTAAATCTTCTTGATAATATCATGGTTGGAAAGCTTGGAGAAAGTGAAATCGCTGCAGTTGGTTTATCAAATCAATTTTATATGATTTTCTTCTATTCAGTAGCTGGTGTAGGAATGGGAGCCTCTATTTTCATGTCTCAACTTTGGGGTAAAAAAGATGTCAAAAAAATACATGAATTTTTAGATCTCTCTCTTTTAATCTCACTTGGAGTTTCAATATTTTTTGCTGCAATTGCTTTAATTTTTCCAGCGAATATAATTCATATTTTTTTAAATGATCCAACTGTTACGTCTCTAGGAGTTAGTTATTTAAGAATAGTTGCTGTGAGTTATATTCTATCATCTATAACTCTAGCTTATTCAATGGCTTTAAGAAGTACTGCTCAAACTAAACTCCCTATGTACGGAAGTATTGTTGGAATTGCTTTTAATGGTCTTTTAAATTATTTATTTATATTTGGTAAATTCGGTGCTCCTAAGATGGGAGTTGCTGGTGCTGCTTTAGGAACAACTATCTCTAGAACTATGGAACTAGGGTTTCTTTTATTCATGATTTATAATTATAATAATGTAATTGCAACAAAATTCCACGGTTTAAAAGAACTTTCTATAAAAAAATTAAAAGAATTCTTTAAAATTGCATCTCCAGTTATTTTTAACGATATTATGTGGATTTTAGGA from Cetobacterium somerae carries:
- a CDS encoding propanediol/glycerol family dehydratase large subunit, translated to MRSKRFEVLSERAVNKDGFIGEWKEEGLIAMDSPLDPKSSLAIKDGKIIELDGKKREDFDMIDLFIADYAIDLSYAEEAMKLSTLEIAKKLVDINVKKEDILKITTGITPAKMVEVISHLNVVEMMMAVQKMRARKTPSNQCHVTNLRDNPVQIAADAAEAAIRGFDEQETTVGIVRYAPFNAIAIFVGSQVGRGGVLTQCSVEEATELELGMKGFTSYAETVSVYGTEQVFTDGDDTPWSKAFLASAYASRGLKMRFTSGTGSEALMGYSEGKSMLYLETRCIYITRGAGVQGLQNGAVSCIGMPGALPGGIRAVLGENLIAMLLDLECASANDQTFSHSDIRRTARTLMQMLPGTDFIFSGYSAVPNYDNMFAGSNFDAEDFDDYNILQRDLKVDGGLRPVSEDEVIKIRNKAAKAIQGLFKELDLPEITDEEVYAATYAHGSKDMPVRDVVQDLKGAEELLKRGITGLDLVKALSKSGFKDVAENVLNMLKQRVSGDYLQTSAILNKDFKIVSAINDKNDYMGPGSGYRISEERWNEISNIPTAIKPESIE
- a CDS encoding GlcG/HbpS family heme-binding protein; this translates as MIIKSFNQITLEASKKMGKAALKKAIEIKVPVVFSVVDNGGNLLYLERMDEAFVTSVDIAINKAFTAWALKSGTNELSEVVLPGQSLYGLNLTNNSRIITFGGGFPIIINDEIVGAVGVSGGTVEEDMEIAKAALNSL
- a CDS encoding iron-containing alcohol dehydrogenase; amino-acid sequence: MRFYDYLMPSVNFFGPGCLSVVGDRAQILNGKKALIVTDKFLHSLKDGAVEKTIKYLNEAGIESVVFDNVEPNPKDTNVYEGADMYKKEGCDMIITVGGGSPHDCGKGIGIAVTHPGDICDYAGIETLINPLPPIIAINTTAGTASEVTRHAVITNTKTKVKFVIVSWRNLPQVSINDPLLMVGKPAGLTAATGMDALTHAIEAYVSKDANPVTDAAAIQAIKLISQNLRQAVANGENLKARENMAYGSLLAGMAFNNGNLGYVHAMAHQLGGLYDMPHGVANAMLLPHVCRYNMIANPEKFADIAEFMGEKTDGLSVIEAAEKSIEAIFRLSGDVGIPKSLKEAGVKEEDIELMSSNALKDGNAFSNPRKGNERDIANIFKSAM
- a CDS encoding YMGG-like glycine zipper-containing protein yields the protein MKKYLILSVLSVVLLSGCSNVGSNTIGSTTVGAGAGALLGQAIGGDTGATLLGAGIGAAAGALVGSVQDQTQAIKDTNQQPYYNNQPQYSQPQYNQPQYNTNQQYNKPYYSQPYSSSY
- a CDS encoding DUF6693 family protein — translated: MARRLRCDVGFADSLLFLLGWTVLVVITFGLASPFFLFSLIKFMINRTIIVEE
- a CDS encoding flavin reductase family protein — translated: MTKELFKGSVVLNPVPAVVITSRNKDGVNNAFTVAWTGTICTNPPMLSISIRPERLSYEYIKETMEFTVNLPNTFQVRETDYCGVISGRDVDKIKHLGLTAKPGEHVNSPYLEEFPINIECKVKQIIPLGTHDLFLAEVVGSHINKNIIDEKGKIHFEWANLINYCHGEYFPMSKKPIGQFGFSVAKNPLLIEKYKHIKSYTEYRDEKNNKKPKKKVKSKVKKKK
- a CDS encoding MATE family efflux transporter, producing MFQKFKFEKSFIKMLMSLAIPIILQSLITASLNLLDNIMVGKLGESEIAAVGLSNQFYMIFFYSVAGVGMGASIFMSQLWGKKDVKKIHEFLDLSLLISLGVSIFFAAIALIFPANIIHIFLNDPTVTSLGVSYLRIVAVSYILSSITLAYSMALRSTAQTKLPMYGSIVGIAFNGLLNYLFIFGKFGAPKMGVAGAALGTTISRTMELGFLLFMIYNYNNVIATKFHGLKELSIKKLKEFFKIASPVIFNDIMWILGISTYSIAYAKLGVNATATMQIAITVNNMFNIFGIGIGAASAIIIGNKIGAGLKDEAYSLSIKISQFGVLLGVAIGIIFYFISPLFVGVFKITPETAKNVITVLKIMAFFIPARFYAIIQVIGTLRGGGDVVYAIATEMIGIWIIGIPMAFAAIHFIPGLSITTLYFIICLEELVKCAITYPRVMSYKWIRSLV